Proteins from one Effusibacillus pohliae DSM 22757 genomic window:
- a CDS encoding DUF72 domain-containing protein — protein sequence MNRDPSTLHRILVGLTGWGDHPDLYPTAQARKNKLRTYSAHFPIVEVDSSFYAIQPEKNYSKWIADTPPDFSFVIKAYQGMTGHSRGDHPFASLDEMFEAFKRSIQPVIQAGKLKAVLFQYPPWFECTRIHVNALRYAREKMGELPVALEFRHRSWFAPPMRNKTLAFMEREGWIHSICDEPQAGPGCVPTVLHATNRRLTLVRFHGRNASGWNHTGDETWRNVRYLYHYSKEELLEWKEKLQLLQQTTDEICLIFNNNSGGHAAANAKQMMRLLGIENQGLVHGQLDLFQL from the coding sequence ATGAACAGGGATCCATCCACGCTGCACAGGATTCTCGTGGGCCTGACCGGCTGGGGCGACCACCCGGACCTGTACCCGACCGCGCAAGCACGAAAAAATAAGCTACGCACTTACAGCGCCCATTTTCCGATCGTGGAAGTGGACAGTTCGTTCTACGCGATCCAGCCGGAGAAAAATTACAGCAAGTGGATCGCGGACACCCCTCCCGATTTTTCGTTCGTCATCAAGGCCTATCAAGGAATGACCGGGCATTCGCGGGGAGACCATCCGTTTGCCAGCCTGGATGAAATGTTCGAGGCGTTCAAGCGGTCGATCCAGCCGGTGATCCAGGCAGGCAAGCTGAAAGCGGTGCTGTTTCAGTATCCGCCCTGGTTTGAATGCACCCGCATCCATGTCAACGCGCTGCGCTACGCCAGAGAGAAAATGGGGGAACTGCCGGTCGCGCTTGAATTCCGCCATCGAAGCTGGTTTGCGCCGCCGATGCGGAACAAGACGTTGGCGTTTATGGAGCGTGAGGGCTGGATCCACAGCATTTGCGACGAGCCGCAAGCGGGACCCGGCTGCGTGCCGACTGTTTTGCACGCAACCAACCGCCGGTTGACACTGGTGCGTTTTCATGGTCGCAACGCAAGCGGCTGGAACCATACCGGTGACGAAACATGGCGGAATGTCAGGTACCTCTACCACTATAGCAAAGAAGAGTTGCTGGAATGGAAAGAGAAACTGCAGCTGCTGCAACAGACAACCGACGAAATCTGCCTGATTTTCAACAACAATTCGGGCGGGCATGCCGCCGCCAACGCCAAACAAATGATGCGGCTGCTGGGGATTGAAAATCAGGGTTTGGTGCACGGGCAGCTGGATTTGTTTCAGCTTTGA